One window from the genome of Scatophagus argus isolate fScaArg1 chromosome 13, fScaArg1.pri, whole genome shotgun sequence encodes:
- the ubtfl gene encoding upstream binding transcription factor, like isoform X2 has protein sequence MNGSSSVSRAQSTRIKSEPDDWSKEDCLTLLERIRSLLPDGDAMKYKTTESHFDWEKVCFGSFTGDMCRQKWQKVSSEVRKYRTMTELIIDAMEFVKNPYKGKKLKTHPDFPKKPLTPYFRFFMEKRAKYAKIHPEMSNLDLTKILSKKYKELPDKKKQKYITEFQREKEEFEKNMARFKEDHPELIEERKKSDLPEKPKTPQQLWYNHEKKAYMKLHPEVSQKELKEALRRQWSQLSDKRRLKWISKALELQKDYEGSMRAYHEAHPDANSDDHVRSVLTKAERQLKDKFDGRPTKPPPNGYSLYCAELMVNMKDVPSTERMVLCSKQWKMMTQKEKDMFQKRCEQKKKQYDIDLQRFLESLPEEERDRVMTEEKLGGTRLGGGVASSPHRARSPSVKCREAEPETWVPAGLSKERRDGKKTAKLPETPKTAEEMWQHSVIGDYLAKYRSDRRKAQAGMEAAWKSMEKKEKIPWIKKAAEDQKRYERELLEMRTTPAGQSQRKPKFDGEPKKPPVSGYQMFSQELLTNGELNHFSLKERMVEIGKRWHKLSQSQKEKYKKLVEEQQVEYKAELEAWVKSLSPQDRAVYKEFSSSKRRSTTKVRSSPGAKVRVTAKGKAAGSRATTQTVGVAKRAMAYRAKQDMSDSDEEEEKSDSSDSDEDDETSGSTDSDDDDDDDEVKTCFHLCRTFLRKQTADLIKDKKSTKCLRMMTRMRMMKTTKIRVPQRNPVTQTRTSSAPSTSLERTGCAGHASSR, from the exons ATGAACGGCAGCAGCAGCGTCTCCAGAGCTCAGAGCACCAGGATCAAGAGTGAGCCAG atGACTGGAGTAAAGAAGACTGTCTGACTCTGCTGGAGAGGATTCGCAGTCTGCTGCCGGACGGAGACGCCATGAAGTATAAAACCACAGAGTCGCATTTCGACTGGGAGAAGGTTTGTTTCGGCAGCTTCACGGGTGACATGTGCCGCCAGAAATGGCAGAAAGTCTCATCTGAG gttcGTAAGTACAGAACGATGACGGAGCTCATCATAGACGCCATGGAGTTTGTGAAGAATCCATACAAAGGCAAAAAACTGAAG ACTCACCCAGATTTTCCCAAGAAACCTCTGACTCCATATTTCCGCTTCTTCATGGAAAAACGAGCCAAATATGCCAAAATCCACCCCGAGATGAGCAACCTGGACCTGACCAAGATCCTGTCCAAGAAGTACAAGGAGCTCCCAGACAAGAAGAAG CAAAAGTACATCACAGAGTTTCAACGAGAGAAAGAAGAGTTTGAGAAGAACATGGCTCGATTCAA GGAGGATCATCCAGAGCTGatagaagagaggaagaagtcTGACCTGCCAGAGAAGCCAAAAACTCCTCAACAGCTGTGGTACAACCACGAGAAGAAAGCCTACATGAAGCTCCACCctgag GTGAGTcagaaggagctgaaggaggcTCTGAGGAGACAGTGGTCCCAGCTGTCTGACAAAAGGAGGCTTAAGTGGATCAGCAAGGCCCTGGAGCTCCAGAAAGACTACGAG ggcaGTATGAGAGCGTATCATGAAGCTCATCCAGATGCGAACTCTGATGATCACGTTCGGTCCGTCCTCACCaaagcagagagacagctgAAGGACAAGTTTGATGGACGGCCGACAAAACCGCCACC TAACGGCTACTCTCTGTACTGTGCGGAGCTGATGGTGAACATGAAGGACGTCCCCAGCACGGAGCGGATGGTTCTCTGCAGCAAACAGTGGAAAATgatgacacagaaagagaaggacatGTTCCAGAAACGCTGCGAGCAG AAAAAGAAGCAGTACGACATCGACCTGCAGAGGTTTCTGGAG AGTCTCCCAGAGGAGGAACGAGACCGCGTCATGACGGAGGAAAAACTGGGCGGGACCAGACTTGGAGGGGGCGTGGCCTCAAGCCCACACAGAGCCAGGTCTCCCTCTGTCAAG TGTCGGGAGGCGGAGCCAGAGACATGGGTACCTGCAGGGCTGTCTAAAGAGAGACGGGATGGGAAGAAGACGGCAAAGCTTCCGGAGACGCCTAAAACAGCTGAGGAGATGTGGCAGCACAGTGTGATTGGAGACTACCTGGCTAAATACAGA AGCGACCGGAGGAAGGCCCAGGCAGGGATGGAGGCGGCCTGGAAGTCGatggagaagaaggagaagattCCGTGGATCAAAAAGGCAGCGGAGGACCAGAAGCGTTATGAG AGGGAGCTGCTGGAGATGAGGACCACACCAGCAGGTCAGAGTCAGAGGAAACCCAAGTTTGATGGAGAACCAAAGAAACCTCcagt GAGTGGCTATCAGATGTTCTcccaggagctgctgaccaatGGCGAGCTGAACCACTTCAGCCTGAAGGAGCGGATGGTGGAGATCGGGAAGCGATGGCACAAACTGAGCCAGAGTCAGAAAGAAAAGTACAAGAAGctggtggaggagcagcaggtggagtaCAAGGCAGAGCTGGAGGCTTGGGTCAAG tcTCTGTCTCCTCAGGATCGAGCCGTCTATAAGGAGTTTTCCAGCTCG AAACGTCGCAGCACCACAAAAGTTCGCAGCAGCCCTGGAGCCAAAGTGCGCGTGACAGCGAAGGGAAAAGCAGCTGGTTCAAGAGCCACGACGCAGACGGTTGGCGTGGCCAAGAGGGCCATGGCATACCGAGCAAAG CAGGACATGTCCGACtcagacgaggaggaggagaagagcgACTCGTCTGACTCTGATGAAGATGACGAGACATCAGGATCCACTGACAGcgatgacgacgatgatgatgatgaggtgaaaacatgttttcatctctGCAGAACGTTTCTAAGGAAACAAACCGCTGATCTCATAAAGGataaaaaaagtacaaaatgtttgAG aATGATgacgaggatgaggatgatgaagacgaCGAAGATCAGAGTTCCTCAGAGGAATCCAGTGACTCAGACTCGGACTAGCTCCGCCCCCTCCACCTCACTGGAGAGGACAGGTTGTGCAGGCCACGCCTCCTCACGATAA
- the ubtfl gene encoding upstream binding transcription factor, like isoform X1 encodes MNGSSSVSRAQSTRIKSEPDDWSKEDCLTLLERIRSLLPDGDAMKYKTTESHFDWEKVCFGSFTGDMCRQKWQKVSSEVRKYRTMTELIIDAMEFVKNPYKGKKLKTHPDFPKKPLTPYFRFFMEKRAKYAKIHPEMSNLDLTKILSKKYKELPDKKKQKYITEFQREKEEFEKNMARFKEDHPELIEERKKSDLPEKPKTPQQLWYNHEKKAYMKLHPEVSQKELKEALRRQWSQLSDKRRLKWISKALELQKDYEGSMRAYHEAHPDANSDDHVRSVLTKAERQLKDKFDGRPTKPPPNGYSLYCAELMVNMKDVPSTERMVLCSKQWKMMTQKEKDMFQKRCEQKKKQYDIDLQRFLESLPEEERDRVMTEEKLGGTRLGGGVASSPHRARSPSVKEQCREAEPETWVPAGLSKERRDGKKTAKLPETPKTAEEMWQHSVIGDYLAKYRSDRRKAQAGMEAAWKSMEKKEKIPWIKKAAEDQKRYERELLEMRTTPAGQSQRKPKFDGEPKKPPVSGYQMFSQELLTNGELNHFSLKERMVEIGKRWHKLSQSQKEKYKKLVEEQQVEYKAELEAWVKSLSPQDRAVYKEFSSSKRRSTTKVRSSPGAKVRVTAKGKAAGSRATTQTVGVAKRAMAYRAKQDMSDSDEEEEKSDSSDSDEDDETSGSTDSDDDDDDDEVKTCFHLCRTFLRKQTADLIKDKKSTKCLRMMTRMRMMKTTKIRVPQRNPVTQTRTSSAPSTSLERTGCAGHASSR; translated from the exons ATGAACGGCAGCAGCAGCGTCTCCAGAGCTCAGAGCACCAGGATCAAGAGTGAGCCAG atGACTGGAGTAAAGAAGACTGTCTGACTCTGCTGGAGAGGATTCGCAGTCTGCTGCCGGACGGAGACGCCATGAAGTATAAAACCACAGAGTCGCATTTCGACTGGGAGAAGGTTTGTTTCGGCAGCTTCACGGGTGACATGTGCCGCCAGAAATGGCAGAAAGTCTCATCTGAG gttcGTAAGTACAGAACGATGACGGAGCTCATCATAGACGCCATGGAGTTTGTGAAGAATCCATACAAAGGCAAAAAACTGAAG ACTCACCCAGATTTTCCCAAGAAACCTCTGACTCCATATTTCCGCTTCTTCATGGAAAAACGAGCCAAATATGCCAAAATCCACCCCGAGATGAGCAACCTGGACCTGACCAAGATCCTGTCCAAGAAGTACAAGGAGCTCCCAGACAAGAAGAAG CAAAAGTACATCACAGAGTTTCAACGAGAGAAAGAAGAGTTTGAGAAGAACATGGCTCGATTCAA GGAGGATCATCCAGAGCTGatagaagagaggaagaagtcTGACCTGCCAGAGAAGCCAAAAACTCCTCAACAGCTGTGGTACAACCACGAGAAGAAAGCCTACATGAAGCTCCACCctgag GTGAGTcagaaggagctgaaggaggcTCTGAGGAGACAGTGGTCCCAGCTGTCTGACAAAAGGAGGCTTAAGTGGATCAGCAAGGCCCTGGAGCTCCAGAAAGACTACGAG ggcaGTATGAGAGCGTATCATGAAGCTCATCCAGATGCGAACTCTGATGATCACGTTCGGTCCGTCCTCACCaaagcagagagacagctgAAGGACAAGTTTGATGGACGGCCGACAAAACCGCCACC TAACGGCTACTCTCTGTACTGTGCGGAGCTGATGGTGAACATGAAGGACGTCCCCAGCACGGAGCGGATGGTTCTCTGCAGCAAACAGTGGAAAATgatgacacagaaagagaaggacatGTTCCAGAAACGCTGCGAGCAG AAAAAGAAGCAGTACGACATCGACCTGCAGAGGTTTCTGGAG AGTCTCCCAGAGGAGGAACGAGACCGCGTCATGACGGAGGAAAAACTGGGCGGGACCAGACTTGGAGGGGGCGTGGCCTCAAGCCCACACAGAGCCAGGTCTCCCTCTGTCAAG GAGCAGTGTCGGGAGGCGGAGCCAGAGACATGGGTACCTGCAGGGCTGTCTAAAGAGAGACGGGATGGGAAGAAGACGGCAAAGCTTCCGGAGACGCCTAAAACAGCTGAGGAGATGTGGCAGCACAGTGTGATTGGAGACTACCTGGCTAAATACAGA AGCGACCGGAGGAAGGCCCAGGCAGGGATGGAGGCGGCCTGGAAGTCGatggagaagaaggagaagattCCGTGGATCAAAAAGGCAGCGGAGGACCAGAAGCGTTATGAG AGGGAGCTGCTGGAGATGAGGACCACACCAGCAGGTCAGAGTCAGAGGAAACCCAAGTTTGATGGAGAACCAAAGAAACCTCcagt GAGTGGCTATCAGATGTTCTcccaggagctgctgaccaatGGCGAGCTGAACCACTTCAGCCTGAAGGAGCGGATGGTGGAGATCGGGAAGCGATGGCACAAACTGAGCCAGAGTCAGAAAGAAAAGTACAAGAAGctggtggaggagcagcaggtggagtaCAAGGCAGAGCTGGAGGCTTGGGTCAAG tcTCTGTCTCCTCAGGATCGAGCCGTCTATAAGGAGTTTTCCAGCTCG AAACGTCGCAGCACCACAAAAGTTCGCAGCAGCCCTGGAGCCAAAGTGCGCGTGACAGCGAAGGGAAAAGCAGCTGGTTCAAGAGCCACGACGCAGACGGTTGGCGTGGCCAAGAGGGCCATGGCATACCGAGCAAAG CAGGACATGTCCGACtcagacgaggaggaggagaagagcgACTCGTCTGACTCTGATGAAGATGACGAGACATCAGGATCCACTGACAGcgatgacgacgatgatgatgatgaggtgaaaacatgttttcatctctGCAGAACGTTTCTAAGGAAACAAACCGCTGATCTCATAAAGGataaaaaaagtacaaaatgtttgAG aATGATgacgaggatgaggatgatgaagacgaCGAAGATCAGAGTTCCTCAGAGGAATCCAGTGACTCAGACTCGGACTAGCTCCGCCCCCTCCACCTCACTGGAGAGGACAGGTTGTGCAGGCCACGCCTCCTCACGATAA
- the ubtfl gene encoding upstream binding transcription factor, like isoform X4, with the protein MNGSSSVSRAQSTRIKSEPDDWSKEDCLTLLERIRSLLPDGDAMKYKTTESHFDWEKVCFGSFTGDMCRQKWQKVSSEVRKYRTMTELIIDAMEFVKNPYKGKKLKTHPDFPKKPLTPYFRFFMEKRAKYAKIHPEMSNLDLTKILSKKYKELPDKKKQKYITEFQREKEEFEKNMARFKEDHPELIEERKKSDLPEKPKTPQQLWYNHEKKAYMKLHPEVSQKELKEALRRQWSQLSDKRRLKWISKALELQKDYEGSMRAYHEAHPDANSDDHVRSVLTKAERQLKDKFDGRPTKPPPNGYSLYCAELMVNMKDVPSTERMVLCSKQWKMMTQKEKDMFQKRCEQKKKQYDIDLQRFLESLPEEERDRVMTEEKLGGTRLGGGVASSPHRARSPSVKEQCREAEPETWVPAGLSKERRDGKKTAKLPETPKTAEEMWQHSVIGDYLAKYRSDRRKAQAGMEAAWKSMEKKEKIPWIKKAAEDQKRYERELLEMRTTPAGQSQRKPKFDGEPKKPPVSGYQMFSQELLTNGELNHFSLKERMVEIGKRWHKLSQSQKEKYKKLVEEQQVEYKAELEAWVKSLSPQDRAVYKEFSSSKRRSTTKVRSSPGAKVRVTAKGKAAGSRATTQTVGVAKRAMAYRAKQDMSDSDEEEEKSDSSDSDEDDETSGSTDSDDDDDDENDDEDEDDEDDEDQSSSEESSDSDSD; encoded by the exons ATGAACGGCAGCAGCAGCGTCTCCAGAGCTCAGAGCACCAGGATCAAGAGTGAGCCAG atGACTGGAGTAAAGAAGACTGTCTGACTCTGCTGGAGAGGATTCGCAGTCTGCTGCCGGACGGAGACGCCATGAAGTATAAAACCACAGAGTCGCATTTCGACTGGGAGAAGGTTTGTTTCGGCAGCTTCACGGGTGACATGTGCCGCCAGAAATGGCAGAAAGTCTCATCTGAG gttcGTAAGTACAGAACGATGACGGAGCTCATCATAGACGCCATGGAGTTTGTGAAGAATCCATACAAAGGCAAAAAACTGAAG ACTCACCCAGATTTTCCCAAGAAACCTCTGACTCCATATTTCCGCTTCTTCATGGAAAAACGAGCCAAATATGCCAAAATCCACCCCGAGATGAGCAACCTGGACCTGACCAAGATCCTGTCCAAGAAGTACAAGGAGCTCCCAGACAAGAAGAAG CAAAAGTACATCACAGAGTTTCAACGAGAGAAAGAAGAGTTTGAGAAGAACATGGCTCGATTCAA GGAGGATCATCCAGAGCTGatagaagagaggaagaagtcTGACCTGCCAGAGAAGCCAAAAACTCCTCAACAGCTGTGGTACAACCACGAGAAGAAAGCCTACATGAAGCTCCACCctgag GTGAGTcagaaggagctgaaggaggcTCTGAGGAGACAGTGGTCCCAGCTGTCTGACAAAAGGAGGCTTAAGTGGATCAGCAAGGCCCTGGAGCTCCAGAAAGACTACGAG ggcaGTATGAGAGCGTATCATGAAGCTCATCCAGATGCGAACTCTGATGATCACGTTCGGTCCGTCCTCACCaaagcagagagacagctgAAGGACAAGTTTGATGGACGGCCGACAAAACCGCCACC TAACGGCTACTCTCTGTACTGTGCGGAGCTGATGGTGAACATGAAGGACGTCCCCAGCACGGAGCGGATGGTTCTCTGCAGCAAACAGTGGAAAATgatgacacagaaagagaaggacatGTTCCAGAAACGCTGCGAGCAG AAAAAGAAGCAGTACGACATCGACCTGCAGAGGTTTCTGGAG AGTCTCCCAGAGGAGGAACGAGACCGCGTCATGACGGAGGAAAAACTGGGCGGGACCAGACTTGGAGGGGGCGTGGCCTCAAGCCCACACAGAGCCAGGTCTCCCTCTGTCAAG GAGCAGTGTCGGGAGGCGGAGCCAGAGACATGGGTACCTGCAGGGCTGTCTAAAGAGAGACGGGATGGGAAGAAGACGGCAAAGCTTCCGGAGACGCCTAAAACAGCTGAGGAGATGTGGCAGCACAGTGTGATTGGAGACTACCTGGCTAAATACAGA AGCGACCGGAGGAAGGCCCAGGCAGGGATGGAGGCGGCCTGGAAGTCGatggagaagaaggagaagattCCGTGGATCAAAAAGGCAGCGGAGGACCAGAAGCGTTATGAG AGGGAGCTGCTGGAGATGAGGACCACACCAGCAGGTCAGAGTCAGAGGAAACCCAAGTTTGATGGAGAACCAAAGAAACCTCcagt GAGTGGCTATCAGATGTTCTcccaggagctgctgaccaatGGCGAGCTGAACCACTTCAGCCTGAAGGAGCGGATGGTGGAGATCGGGAAGCGATGGCACAAACTGAGCCAGAGTCAGAAAGAAAAGTACAAGAAGctggtggaggagcagcaggtggagtaCAAGGCAGAGCTGGAGGCTTGGGTCAAG tcTCTGTCTCCTCAGGATCGAGCCGTCTATAAGGAGTTTTCCAGCTCG AAACGTCGCAGCACCACAAAAGTTCGCAGCAGCCCTGGAGCCAAAGTGCGCGTGACAGCGAAGGGAAAAGCAGCTGGTTCAAGAGCCACGACGCAGACGGTTGGCGTGGCCAAGAGGGCCATGGCATACCGAGCAAAG CAGGACATGTCCGACtcagacgaggaggaggagaagagcgACTCGTCTGACTCTGATGAAGATGACGAGACATCAGGATCCACTGACAGcgatgacgacgatgatgatg agaATGATgacgaggatgaggatgatgaagacgaCGAAGATCAGAGTTCCTCAGAGGAATCCAGTGACTCAGACTCGGACTAG
- the ubtfl gene encoding upstream binding transcription factor, like isoform X3 produces MNGSSSVSRAQSTRIKSEPDDWSKEDCLTLLERIRSLLPDGDAMKYKTTESHFDWEKVCFGSFTGDMCRQKWQKVSSEVRKYRTMTELIIDAMEFVKNPYKGKKLKTHPDFPKKPLTPYFRFFMEKRAKYAKIHPEMSNLDLTKILSKKYKELPDKKKQKYITEFQREKEEFEKNMARFKEDHPELIEERKKSDLPEKPKTPQQLWYNHEKKAYMKLHPEVSQKELKEALRRQWSQLSDKRRLKWISKALELQKDYEGSMRAYHEAHPDANSDDHVRSVLTKAERQLKDKFDGRPTKPPPNGYSLYCAELMVNMKDVPSTERMVLCSKQWKMMTQKEKDMFQKRCEQKKKQYDIDLQRFLESLPEEERDRVMTEEKLGGTRLGGGVASSPHRARSPSVKEQCREAEPETWVPAGLSKERRDGKKTAKLPETPKTAEEMWQHSVIGDYLAKYRSDRRKAQAGMEAAWKSMEKKEKIPWIKKAAEDQKRYERELLEMRTTPAGQSQRKPKFDGEPKKPPVSGYQMFSQELLTNGELNHFSLKERMVEIGKRWHKLSQSQKEKYKKLVEEQQVEYKAELEAWVKSLSPQDRAVYKEFSSSKRRSTTKVRSSPGAKVRVTAKGKAAGSRATTQTVGVAKRAMAYRAKQDMSDSDEEEEKSDSSDSDEDDETSGSTDSDDDDDDDENDDEDEDDEDDEDQSSSEESSDSDSD; encoded by the exons ATGAACGGCAGCAGCAGCGTCTCCAGAGCTCAGAGCACCAGGATCAAGAGTGAGCCAG atGACTGGAGTAAAGAAGACTGTCTGACTCTGCTGGAGAGGATTCGCAGTCTGCTGCCGGACGGAGACGCCATGAAGTATAAAACCACAGAGTCGCATTTCGACTGGGAGAAGGTTTGTTTCGGCAGCTTCACGGGTGACATGTGCCGCCAGAAATGGCAGAAAGTCTCATCTGAG gttcGTAAGTACAGAACGATGACGGAGCTCATCATAGACGCCATGGAGTTTGTGAAGAATCCATACAAAGGCAAAAAACTGAAG ACTCACCCAGATTTTCCCAAGAAACCTCTGACTCCATATTTCCGCTTCTTCATGGAAAAACGAGCCAAATATGCCAAAATCCACCCCGAGATGAGCAACCTGGACCTGACCAAGATCCTGTCCAAGAAGTACAAGGAGCTCCCAGACAAGAAGAAG CAAAAGTACATCACAGAGTTTCAACGAGAGAAAGAAGAGTTTGAGAAGAACATGGCTCGATTCAA GGAGGATCATCCAGAGCTGatagaagagaggaagaagtcTGACCTGCCAGAGAAGCCAAAAACTCCTCAACAGCTGTGGTACAACCACGAGAAGAAAGCCTACATGAAGCTCCACCctgag GTGAGTcagaaggagctgaaggaggcTCTGAGGAGACAGTGGTCCCAGCTGTCTGACAAAAGGAGGCTTAAGTGGATCAGCAAGGCCCTGGAGCTCCAGAAAGACTACGAG ggcaGTATGAGAGCGTATCATGAAGCTCATCCAGATGCGAACTCTGATGATCACGTTCGGTCCGTCCTCACCaaagcagagagacagctgAAGGACAAGTTTGATGGACGGCCGACAAAACCGCCACC TAACGGCTACTCTCTGTACTGTGCGGAGCTGATGGTGAACATGAAGGACGTCCCCAGCACGGAGCGGATGGTTCTCTGCAGCAAACAGTGGAAAATgatgacacagaaagagaaggacatGTTCCAGAAACGCTGCGAGCAG AAAAAGAAGCAGTACGACATCGACCTGCAGAGGTTTCTGGAG AGTCTCCCAGAGGAGGAACGAGACCGCGTCATGACGGAGGAAAAACTGGGCGGGACCAGACTTGGAGGGGGCGTGGCCTCAAGCCCACACAGAGCCAGGTCTCCCTCTGTCAAG GAGCAGTGTCGGGAGGCGGAGCCAGAGACATGGGTACCTGCAGGGCTGTCTAAAGAGAGACGGGATGGGAAGAAGACGGCAAAGCTTCCGGAGACGCCTAAAACAGCTGAGGAGATGTGGCAGCACAGTGTGATTGGAGACTACCTGGCTAAATACAGA AGCGACCGGAGGAAGGCCCAGGCAGGGATGGAGGCGGCCTGGAAGTCGatggagaagaaggagaagattCCGTGGATCAAAAAGGCAGCGGAGGACCAGAAGCGTTATGAG AGGGAGCTGCTGGAGATGAGGACCACACCAGCAGGTCAGAGTCAGAGGAAACCCAAGTTTGATGGAGAACCAAAGAAACCTCcagt GAGTGGCTATCAGATGTTCTcccaggagctgctgaccaatGGCGAGCTGAACCACTTCAGCCTGAAGGAGCGGATGGTGGAGATCGGGAAGCGATGGCACAAACTGAGCCAGAGTCAGAAAGAAAAGTACAAGAAGctggtggaggagcagcaggtggagtaCAAGGCAGAGCTGGAGGCTTGGGTCAAG tcTCTGTCTCCTCAGGATCGAGCCGTCTATAAGGAGTTTTCCAGCTCG AAACGTCGCAGCACCACAAAAGTTCGCAGCAGCCCTGGAGCCAAAGTGCGCGTGACAGCGAAGGGAAAAGCAGCTGGTTCAAGAGCCACGACGCAGACGGTTGGCGTGGCCAAGAGGGCCATGGCATACCGAGCAAAG CAGGACATGTCCGACtcagacgaggaggaggagaagagcgACTCGTCTGACTCTGATGAAGATGACGAGACATCAGGATCCACTGACAGcgatgacgacgatgatgatgatgag aATGATgacgaggatgaggatgatgaagacgaCGAAGATCAGAGTTCCTCAGAGGAATCCAGTGACTCAGACTCGGACTAG